Within the Thermanaeromonas toyohensis ToBE genome, the region ATGGCTAAAGATCACCTGCCAGCAGTAGAGAGGGCTTTAAAGCTTAAGCGGCTGGGTAATGATCTTACGGCCCTCGTTGGAGGCCGGGAAGTGCATCCCGTCACCCCGACCATTGGAGGATTTACCTCCATTCCCAGCCGAAAGGAGCTGCAAGCTATAGGTGAAAGGCTCCAGGAAGCCCGGGCGGATGCCTTAGCTACCATAGATCTAGTAACTTCCCTTAAGATACCGGCTTTCGAACGGGACTGTGAACACATCGCCCTTTCTGCCGACGACACTTACGCCGTAAATAGCGGCCGCCTAGTCTCTACTAAAGGGTTAGATATACCAGTTTGGCAGTACCGTAACCATATAAAGGAACGGCATATACCCCATTCCAACGCTCTACATTCCTATGTGGAAGGCCGAGGCAGTTTCCTGGTAGGCCCGCTGGCTCGGGTAAACTTAAACATGGATAAGCTTTCCCCTGCAGCGCGAAAGATAGCAGAAGGTACAGGAGTATTCCCCACTTTAAACCCCTTCTACAGCATCTTGGCCCGGGCCATCGAGTTGCTTCACAGCATTGATACTTGCCTAGAAGTTATTGAGCGCCTCGACCCGCAGCCGGAGGATATAGCCTATACGGTCCAGGCCGGCCAGGGCTTCGCCATCACTGAGGCACCGCGAGGCGTCCTCTACCATAGCTACCGGATTAACGACCAAGGCCTAGTGGAGGAGGCAGATATAGTTAGCCCCACTGCCCATAACGTGGCCAACATGGAGGAAGATTTACGGGCCTTTGCTCCTAGTGTATTGGATCTTCCCTTGGAAGAAGCTACTCTAAAGTGTGAGATGGTTATCCGGAACTACGATCCATGTATCTCTTGTTCGGTCCACTTCCTGCGCCTGGAAATTGAGAGGGAATAAACGAAAAATGGCTTTAGTCAAAATTATAGGCTGCGGGAATCCCTTGGCTGGGGATGATGGAGTAGGTCTTAAGGTCATAGAAGAGCTTAAGCGCTGGGGGCTTCCGCCGGGGGTTAGGCTCATCTCGGCGGGGCTCCCGGGGCTTACCATTCTAGACCTTATGCGCGGCGCAGACCAGGTCATCATCGTAGATGCAGTGGAAGCAGGGCAAAAGCCTGGTACTGTGATCCATTGTAAAGAAACGGACCTGGCCCGGGTTACCTTCCGCAGCCTTTCCTTACACAATATAGGTATAGCAGAGGCTTTGAGCTTAGGACGCTTAGTAGAACCGGAAGCCTTCCCGCGTCGTCTTGACATAGTCGGCGTGCAGATAGCCGAAATAACCTGGGGAAAAGCTGATTTAAGCCCGTTAGTGGCAGCTGCTTTACCCCTGGCTGTGCATACTGTATACAATATTCTAAAGGGTGGGGGACCATATGCATGAACTATCCCTAGCCCAGGAAGCCATACGCTTAGTAGTCCAGGATGCTAGCCGAAGGGGTTTAAAGCGGGTAACCCTAGTGAAGATTTTAGTGGGAGAATGGACAGCAGTCCTGCCGGAGGCCTTCCGCTTAGCCTTTGAGTGCGCAAGCCGTGGTACAATAGTAGAAGGTGCGCGTTTAGAAATTGAAGAAGCGCCTGCCCGCGCTCTATGCTGCACCTGCGGGCTGGAATTCCACCCTAAGGAATGGTTTTTATTATGCCCCCGGTGTTCTACCCCAGGTGCCCAGCTTTTGAGCGGCCGGGAGATGCAGATAGTATCTTATGAAGGAAGCCTAGCCTTAGAGAAAGCCCAATAGGAGGATTATCAATTGGAAAATTAAAAAAGTCATCTTATAGCAGGAGGGACTTAAAAGATGCCTGATTTCAAGGTAATCCTGGCCCAGGACCTGCGCCAGGCTAACCAGGAACAAGCCACCGAAAACAGGGAAAGGTTTTCTTCCTTCGGAATTACCGTAGTTAACCTCATCAGTAGCCCCGGAGCAGGTAAAACTAGCATCCTGGAAGCCACCCTGGCGCACCTTTCTGGGACTATGGGTATAGGGGTAATAGAGGGCGACATTGCTACCACGCGCGACGCAGCCCGTATAGCCCGGTATAACGTACCCGTAGTCCAAATCAACACCGATGGTGCCTGCCATCTGGATGCAAGGCTAATATCCCGGGCTATTGTAGAACTACCTTTGGAAAAACTAGATCTCCTTTTCATCGAGAATGTAGGTAATCTAGTCTGCCCAGCGGAGTTCGACCTGGGTGAAGATATTAAAGCTTGTATCTTAAGCGTAGCTGAAGGTAGTGATAAACCCCTAAAATACCCTCTTATTTTTAGGGAAGCGCAGGTTCTCCTATTGAACAAGATAGACCTTTTACCGTATACTGATTTTAATATGGAGGCCTTCCGCCAAGATATAAGTAAATTAAATCCCGAGCTTACTATATTTCCTGTTTCTGCGCGAACCGGCGAAGGCCTGGGGGAATGGTGCACATGGCTAAAACGGCAGGTAGCATCCAAAAAGAAAAGTGCCGTCCCCTGCGACGCTATCGCCTAACC harbors:
- a CDS encoding Ni/Fe hydrogenase subunit alpha, with the protein product MTEQAIHVDYIARVEGEGALKIKVKDNQITELQLRIFEPPRFFQGFLVGRKFDEVPGIVSRICGICPASHQITSIQALEDALGVEPSQQTKDLRLLLALSQWIQSHTLHIYFLALPDFLGYESAIAMAKDHLPAVERALKLKRLGNDLTALVGGREVHPVTPTIGGFTSIPSRKELQAIGERLQEARADALATIDLVTSLKIPAFERDCEHIALSADDTYAVNSGRLVSTKGLDIPVWQYRNHIKERHIPHSNALHSYVEGRGSFLVGPLARVNLNMDKLSPAARKIAEGTGVFPTLNPFYSILARAIELLHSIDTCLEVIERLDPQPEDIAYTVQAGQGFAITEAPRGVLYHSYRINDQGLVEEADIVSPTAHNVANMEEDLRAFAPSVLDLPLEEATLKCEMVIRNYDPCISCSVHFLRLEIERE
- a CDS encoding hydrogenase maturation protease; amino-acid sequence: MALVKIIGCGNPLAGDDGVGLKVIEELKRWGLPPGVRLISAGLPGLTILDLMRGADQVIIVDAVEAGQKPGTVIHCKETDLARVTFRSLSLHNIGIAEALSLGRLVEPEAFPRRLDIVGVQIAEITWGKADLSPLVAAALPLAVHTVYNILKGGGPYA
- the hypA gene encoding hydrogenase maturation nickel metallochaperone HypA, with the translated sequence MHELSLAQEAIRLVVQDASRRGLKRVTLVKILVGEWTAVLPEAFRLAFECASRGTIVEGARLEIEEAPARALCCTCGLEFHPKEWFLLCPRCSTPGAQLLSGREMQIVSYEGSLALEKAQ
- the hypB gene encoding hydrogenase nickel incorporation protein HypB codes for the protein MPDFKVILAQDLRQANQEQATENRERFSSFGITVVNLISSPGAGKTSILEATLAHLSGTMGIGVIEGDIATTRDAARIARYNVPVVQINTDGACHLDARLISRAIVELPLEKLDLLFIENVGNLVCPAEFDLGEDIKACILSVAEGSDKPLKYPLIFREAQVLLLNKIDLLPYTDFNMEAFRQDISKLNPELTIFPVSARTGEGLGEWCTWLKRQVASKKKSAVPCDAIA